In one Halorubrum sp. CBA1229 genomic region, the following are encoded:
- a CDS encoding helix-turn-helix transcriptional regulator, translated as MSSDSTTPTTDPETHRIRHTDLTTFQIDALTVCARLESSLGEVKGLAIKDGLEDVIEKPVNHGRLYPNLDELAAKGLVEKGKIDDRSNFYRVTEEGFRVLDERRDHIARAIDGGA; from the coding sequence ATGAGTTCCGACTCCACCACGCCGACGACCGACCCCGAGACGCACCGCATCCGCCACACCGACCTGACGACCTTCCAGATCGACGCCCTGACCGTCTGCGCGCGGCTGGAGTCCTCGCTGGGCGAGGTGAAGGGCCTCGCGATCAAGGACGGCCTCGAAGACGTCATCGAGAAGCCGGTGAACCACGGCCGCCTCTACCCGAACCTCGACGAGCTCGCCGCGAAGGGGCTCGTCGAGAAGGGGAAGATCGACGACCGGTCGAACTTCTACCGCGTCACCGAGGAGGGGTTCCGCGTCCTCGACGAGCGCCGCGACCACATCGCGCGAGCGATCGACGGAGGTGCGTGA
- a CDS encoding ATP-binding protein — translation MERKEAEEILDEVSGDEHSWIDFKTDYEIGGIKNKKVEFIKDVASLSNTITDHDLHYIFVGVDDDGAIVGITEGRESYRGEGPRHIFSYDESDIQEMIDSNLEPAPIVSWHKFDASDPVFACLTIEPLDTPPTLTTNTIQNSAGNVVLQEGLIYLRKGSGKKIAEKQDIERIVKYRINAQREQILDGIHKAIEIGPEWIERIGTNLSETGDIPLATVENPENADLQVTERITREPASTLDEQLNEDIAQWRGRGDDYINKQALYEYYSQPAELKLDDIAIKFLTHSALKNDLLGIFWLERAERTLQRDIITSIPNYYHRIERAAMVCLIMDDREGYDQLTSKSKYSGDHGDLRICNQKMGNTVDDLRRYLLDDDHKGQYTLKHRDYKKEISVKDMSDTEIRKTIPDLSAELVDLHSHYQENRLFNRYHEFRDALWDLEAELGLRTMNKDKSD, via the coding sequence ATGGAACGTAAAGAGGCCGAAGAAATATTAGATGAAGTGAGTGGTGACGAACACTCATGGATAGACTTCAAAACCGATTATGAAATTGGAGGTATAAAAAACAAGAAAGTAGAATTCATCAAAGATGTTGCCTCATTATCGAACACAATCACAGATCATGATTTACATTATATTTTTGTAGGAGTTGATGACGATGGTGCTATTGTAGGAATAACAGAGGGAAGAGAATCTTACAGGGGTGAAGGCCCTCGACATATATTCAGTTACGATGAGAGTGACATACAAGAAATGATAGATAGCAATCTTGAGCCTGCTCCTATCGTTTCATGGCACAAATTCGATGCCTCAGATCCTGTGTTTGCATGTCTAACTATTGAGCCTCTTGACACCCCACCTACCCTGACAACAAATACCATTCAGAATTCAGCTGGAAATGTAGTCTTGCAAGAGGGCCTGATATATTTACGAAAAGGATCCGGGAAGAAAATTGCAGAAAAGCAAGATATTGAGAGAATTGTGAAATATAGGATTAATGCACAGCGAGAGCAAATCCTTGATGGAATACACAAAGCGATAGAGATCGGACCAGAATGGATCGAGAGAATTGGAACTAATTTGTCAGAGACAGGTGATATCCCTCTAGCTACAGTGGAGAACCCAGAGAATGCGGATTTACAAGTTACAGAGAGGATTACTCGTGAGCCAGCAAGTACGTTAGACGAACAGCTAAACGAAGATATCGCCCAATGGAGAGGTCGGGGAGACGATTATATAAATAAGCAAGCATTATATGAGTACTATTCACAGCCGGCCGAGTTGAAGCTAGACGATATTGCAATCAAGTTCTTAACACACAGCGCATTAAAGAATGATCTACTCGGGATATTTTGGCTAGAAAGAGCAGAACGGACTCTCCAGCGCGATATTATTACAAGTATCCCGAATTACTACCATAGAATTGAGCGTGCGGCTATGGTTTGCTTGATTATGGATGATAGAGAAGGCTATGACCAATTAACGTCCAAGTCAAAATATTCGGGTGATCATGGAGATCTTCGAATATGTAATCAGAAAATGGGAAATACCGTAGATGATCTAAGAAGATATCTCTTAGACGACGATCACAAGGGACAATACACACTCAAGCACCGAGATTATAAGAAAGAGATTAGCGTGAAAGATATGTCGGATACTGAGATTCGCAAGACAATACCAGATCTAAGCGCTGAATTGGTTGATTTGCATAGTCATTATCAGGAGAACAGGTTGTTCAATAGATATCATGAATTCCGTGATGCTCTTTGGGACCTAGAGGCAGAACTCGGGTTGCGAACGATGAACAAGGACAAATCTGATTGA
- a CDS encoding Cdc6/Cdc18 family protein, with protein sequence MNEVTDALAPIEDGQRAENCFLFGPSGAGKTTVARAAVRELRREILDVPHAYVNCWRDYTRNAVLERLSRDLVGAAVPRSASTSTLLDRVHRDFNGPGVVILDEVDQLRETELLYDLHEFRGLSWIGIANDEVDLLADLDERVRSRVSVGYRVRFDRYGEDTIAEILKRRARAGLGPNAASDEVFETIARLADGDARMGITTLRAAARKASSEGLSNIPKRLVEDSISEAEQEIARKTYSKLNDHQRVVYDILLEDGPLIQRELHERYSERHDDPVSIRYFRDAHLSKLEHYELVTTERTSGKKVYDLAGCGPHLKQS encoded by the coding sequence ATGAACGAGGTGACCGACGCCCTCGCGCCGATCGAAGACGGCCAGCGCGCCGAGAACTGCTTTCTCTTCGGTCCCTCCGGAGCGGGGAAGACGACCGTCGCGAGGGCCGCTGTTCGCGAGCTCCGCCGCGAGATCCTCGACGTCCCGCACGCCTACGTGAACTGCTGGCGGGACTACACGCGGAACGCAGTTCTCGAACGACTCTCCCGCGACCTCGTCGGCGCAGCAGTCCCACGCTCCGCGTCGACGTCGACGCTGCTCGATCGCGTCCACCGGGACTTCAACGGCCCGGGCGTTGTCATCCTCGACGAAGTCGACCAGCTGCGCGAGACCGAGCTGCTCTACGACCTCCACGAGTTCCGCGGGCTCTCGTGGATCGGCATCGCGAACGACGAGGTCGACCTGCTCGCCGACCTGGACGAGCGTGTTCGCTCCCGCGTTTCGGTGGGTTACCGCGTCCGCTTCGACCGGTACGGTGAGGACACGATCGCGGAGATCCTGAAGCGCCGGGCGCGCGCCGGGCTCGGGCCGAACGCCGCGAGCGACGAGGTGTTCGAGACGATTGCGCGGCTCGCAGACGGCGACGCTCGCATGGGCATCACGACGCTCCGGGCGGCGGCGCGGAAGGCGAGCAGCGAGGGGCTGTCGAACATCCCGAAGCGGCTCGTTGAGGACTCGATCTCCGAGGCGGAGCAGGAGATCGCGCGGAAGACGTACTCGAAGCTCAACGATCATCAGCGCGTCGTGTACGATATCCTACTAGAGGATGGGCCCCTCATCCAGCGCGAACTCCACGAACGGTACTCCGAACGCCACGACGACCCGGTGAGCATCCGGTACTTCCGTGACGCTCACCTCTCGAAGCTGGAGCATTATGAGCTCGTAACGACCGAACGGACCTCTGGAAAGAAGGTATATGATCTCGCTGGCTGTGGCCCACATCTGAAACAGAGCTGA
- a CDS encoding rubrerythrin-like domain-containing protein, which translates to MTEDTVLSEEEAYEYDSANTYECEVCGGRTRADRSPGDCPECGGDLRNISTSREQ; encoded by the coding sequence ATGACAGAGGATACCGTTCTTTCGGAAGAAGAGGCGTACGAGTACGATTCGGCCAATACGTACGAGTGCGAGGTGTGCGGAGGCCGGACCAGAGCAGATAGATCCCCCGGCGACTGCCCAGAATGTGGTGGAGATCTCAGGAATATCAGTACTTCACGAGAACAATAG
- a CDS encoding site-specific integrase, with protein sequence MRTERNRDGSWNVWMSRDEYQALPRAADSFQHEVAIRLMGGCGLRVGEVLDVEPRHISRMTDGRHYELEVVGGKDTTGEYVDGKQRETWLPVDVEATINRYVQTEDIARDEPLVDVTKRTVQNWVGKAAAGAAEESGDSDYERVSTHDLRRCWANHLLVEEHVSPRIVMALGGWSSYDAIEPYLAAPTEENIIDSMSGVAL encoded by the coding sequence ATGAGAACCGAACGTAACCGCGACGGCTCCTGGAACGTCTGGATGTCCCGCGACGAGTACCAGGCGCTCCCCCGAGCCGCCGACTCCTTCCAGCACGAGGTCGCCATCCGACTGATGGGCGGCTGCGGGCTCCGCGTCGGCGAGGTCCTCGACGTCGAGCCGCGGCACATCTCGCGGATGACCGACGGGCGGCACTACGAGCTCGAAGTCGTCGGCGGGAAGGATACGACCGGCGAGTACGTCGACGGGAAGCAGCGCGAGACTTGGCTCCCCGTCGACGTCGAGGCGACGATCAACCGCTACGTCCAGACCGAGGATATCGCGCGCGACGAGCCACTTGTCGACGTGACGAAGCGCACCGTCCAGAACTGGGTCGGCAAGGCCGCCGCCGGCGCCGCCGAGGAGAGCGGGGACTCGGACTACGAACGCGTGAGCACGCATGACCTCCGGCGCTGCTGGGCGAACCACCTCCTCGTCGAGGAGCACGTCTCCCCGCGGATCGTGATGGCGCTCGGCGGGTGGAGCTCCTACGACGCGATCGAGCCGTACCTCGCGGCACCGACAGAGGAGAACATCATCGACTCGATGAGCGGGGTGGCTCTGTGA
- a CDS encoding ATP-binding protein: MRDLKSLQRVVSAMGIVLVGCLTLFVHLYHIYIEQGFHTKLLGIAFPFLLSILLVIAGIWLYLSQLDSAYTTRVTAWTGIGLLGGVAFGYPVVPYQAAHGVTLADVQFITVNWATTGALGGLLIGFFNARQRQYQAALEDERAKLDARKQELEHQNERLERFASVISHDLRNPLNVATGRLTLAQQNYDSDNLESVETALKRMETLIEDLLSVARQGQPIDDTVRVSLAAVADRAWAVVNTKEATFRLEDDLTIEADPDRLQQLFENLFRNAIDHGSETVIVHVGALPDRSGFYIADEGPGIPEDERDEVFTFGYSSTKEGTGLGLAIVAEIVEAHGWEIHVTDSDEGGARFEITGVEVDAE; the protein is encoded by the coding sequence TTCGTCCATCTATATCACATATATATTGAGCAGGGCTTCCATACCAAGCTGCTCGGGATTGCCTTCCCGTTCCTTCTATCGATCTTACTTGTGATCGCTGGTATCTGGCTTTACCTGAGCCAACTTGACAGTGCGTATACGACCCGCGTTACTGCGTGGACCGGTATCGGACTCCTCGGTGGCGTCGCGTTCGGTTATCCTGTCGTGCCGTATCAGGCCGCACACGGAGTCACATTAGCTGATGTCCAGTTCATCACGGTGAACTGGGCCACTACGGGCGCGCTCGGCGGACTCTTGATCGGCTTCTTTAACGCCCGGCAGCGGCAGTACCAGGCCGCCTTGGAAGATGAGCGGGCAAAACTCGATGCCCGCAAACAGGAACTGGAACACCAGAACGAGCGATTAGAACGGTTCGCCAGCGTGATCTCTCACGATTTGCGCAACCCGCTCAACGTCGCCACGGGACGACTCACCCTCGCTCAGCAGAACTATGATAGTGACAATCTTGAATCCGTGGAGACGGCACTCAAGCGGATGGAAACGCTCATCGAGGACTTGCTATCGGTCGCTCGACAGGGACAGCCGATCGATGATACTGTCCGCGTTTCCCTAGCAGCCGTTGCTGACCGAGCGTGGGCCGTCGTGAACACGAAAGAGGCGACATTCCGTCTCGAAGATGATCTCACAATTGAGGCAGATCCGGATCGGCTGCAACAGCTCTTTGAAAACCTCTTTCGGAATGCGATAGACCACGGCAGCGAAACCGTCATAGTTCACGTAGGTGCACTTCCAGACAGATCTGGGTTCTACATCGCTGATGAAGGGCCGGGTATCCCCGAAGACGAACGAGACGAGGTATTCACGTTCGGGTACTCAAGCACAAAAGAGGGAACCGGATTGGGCTTAGCAATCGTTGCTGAGATTGTTGAGGCCCACGGATGGGAAATCCACGTGACGGACAGTGACGAGGGCGGCGCACGATTCGAAATCACTGGTGTCGAAGTTGACGCTGAATAG